From Platichthys flesus chromosome 19, fPlaFle2.1, whole genome shotgun sequence:
tcaaAGGGCCCACTGCTCTAGcatgaaaaaaggaaacaccCCGACCCCCCTTTGCGAGTGTAAGTTAACATACTACGTAGATAAGCTCAAAACACAATCATATCTATGTTTAAAGTCATTTACAGGAGACTGTAGCCTAACACAGTCACCCATCCAATTGCAAACCAGAATATTTAAACTTTGAAAACAAACTACatcatttctaaatattttatttgactgGCTTATATCACACTTTAATACGGTCAAACTTTAGAAACTATTGGGATAACTCATATCTATGCAcctaaaataataattacacttTTCTGTTCTCCAGGGGGGCAGCTGTGTTAAAGAGGGCAAACGAGCAGTTGCCCAGGCAACTTAAGGCCTGTGCTGTGCACGTCCATCTGAATTCATTAGTTCACAGCTTCCTGTTATTCACAGTCAGTTAAgggaaaaaatatattacaaattGAACATAAGTAACCACCACCCTCGAGAATGCTTGGCACAGTttcaggagaaaagaaaacgaCTCGTGTTCCTGTTATGATTCATAGTGCAGGCTGGATGATCTCAGCCTGTTTTCACGAGTACTGCGTGTTAGAGATTTTCTTCCACAGCAACGTCTTCAGGTTGTTGAGGACCAGCGAGTGATGCACCTCCATCTGGCTTGCCAAGCCGCTCAGCGTCACACAGGTGCgcagctgcttctccaggtCTCCGCGCAGGTCTGACGGCGCCCCGAACAGCAGGAAGTCCTGCAGCAGCACGCACACCTTTGCGAGATTGGGCTGCACAACCTCAGTGTTGCACTGCTTCACCAGCCGATCGCAGGTGGCCGTGCAGTCCCGGCCGTAGGTGCAGTCTGCGTTGGTCTCGCACCGCCGGCCCTTCAGAAACGCCCGCACAACCGCCTCAGACGCCACACTGTGCAGGTTGACCATCTTGCAGTCATATTTTGCGTTGTAGCCCACATGTAGTGGACTGGCGTCACAGATTAGGAAACTGCCGTAGGAGCCGTGGAACACCTCCTCCACAAACTCCAGCAGGCCTATGGTGATGCGAGCTCTCAGGGGCCACGTCGGCGCCAGCCAGTGGTTCAGGCCTAAACTCAGGGCCTCAGGGACCAGGGCCTGCAGGTAATGAGGCACCTCCAGCCTGTAGAGGGAACTGTGGCCCACTCGCTCCGTCACATACAAGTCTCCGCAGAAGCCGAGCAGCTTGGGGGTGTGCTCCTTCTCGTGCAGCGCCACCATCAGGAGGAACTCGTTGATCTGGAGGAGAGCCCAGATTGATTTGGCCTCGGCTAGAGTCACTTTGCCATCCTGGTTGATGTCAGCAAGAGTGATGACCCTGTCCACCAAGGTGCTCAGGGACGactgatcaccaaggttcaccTGCAAGAGGGGGGGTTGACAGTGTCTggttaaatatgtattattcatgtatttatttatttgtatttgtcttgtTACAGAGAGATACAGAAGATTACTTCCTACTCTTTTTTGGACTAAAGATGAACTCTTTATGTTACTTAATATTCATGCGTTGTTTTATTCCtacctttttaaataaactgaaattaaCTAAACTGAAATCAAGGTGACAGTTTGTAATcgctgaaaacaaaacaaaccttgaGGTAACTGTGCAGCATCTCTTTAAATTCATCCATGGAGGTTCCACGAGTGGGTTTGTCGAACAAGCTCATCTCCTGTCGCAGCACAGAGGCCGGAGCCCCATCGATCTTCACAGGATCCTCGATGCCGCACTTGATCACAACAGGCCTCTCATTCCACACTCCACTGTACACCTGCACACATAGATATGTGAGAAAACATGCTTCTATATGCTTGTATATGAACATGCAGGCATCGATTGAATATAATTTGAATAAGCACTCAGGGACTGAACAGTGAAGCAAAGAACATCAACATAAATTTGCAAATGACTTCTTTAGCCAAAACTTTGTGTATGGGTGTGTATGtacagtgttttgtgtgtgtgtgtgtgtgtgtgtgtgtgtgtttgtgtgttcattttaCCTGatgtgtggaggaggtggacatGCAGTGCTGCAGGGTCAGAGTTCTCTGGTCACACAGAGCCTTGCAGGACGAGCCCGATATGATGCCCCTCCTGTAGTGGTCACACTGCAAAGCAATGTTAATGAGGAAGGGTTATATAATACAATCCACACATTATAACACATTAATGTTACCTCTGTTCTTAGTCATGTAGGTCACTTATTGTGGTTTTCAATGTGAAGTATACTGTGCAAACTCTCGTCCAATGGGCACGCTGCTTTGCAAAGGACATGAATGCCTTGATCCAATCCTGGTAATGCACACCAAAGAAGTAGCGTGCCCCATAATGCACCTTCCCTCCTCCAGTCCAGTGCATTTTCATGACATGTCCATacaaatagaaacacacaaatgtggAAGTTCACATGCAGGCACAAAAACTCCTGTTAGTCAGTGTCTTATGAAATGTCAGTGCCTCATCTGTTCCCAACAGCTGAAAACTCTGACAACAGCTGGACACAGTTGGAGAGCAGCGAAGCTATAAGGCTTTGCCTTTACCCAACAAGTGAAGGACACGCATGAAGGAAGAGGTCAACACACCCAGCCCCCTACTGTCCCTTCTGCCCCAGAAGACCTGATCTAAGATCTTCCAACCAACACTTGCAGGATCTCAACCAAAGTTTACAAATCACACCAGATGCTAATATGAGGCTATATTCAGCTGCTACTAATAATACATTTGGCTCAGTAACATAACATTTAACCAATGGGGCTATTTTTACTTAATCCTTTTTGTTTATTCTCAAGAGAGTTTAAATCTCTTTTGAGATTTTTGAGAGACATCCACAGTAAGCAAATAAATACAACCCTACCAAAAATCTCATAAATCCAATCAACACATCATCGACTGAATCAAACCAATTACAAgaatcattaaaaacatcatattatacaaatttaaatccCCAAGGGGAGGGTTGAGCTGTTTACAGACATGGACTTCACTGGAGAATTGGGTGTGGACTTTCTGCGGTGGATTCCTAACCAACAAGATTTCTCTGTTCGGCCAACACCAAAATCAATATGTATTTACAATGTTTCCTGTaaagaggatctcctgctgtgttctgacATCGGCTCCTACATCCATTCTGCAGCCCACTAAAAGGTGCATATAGGGGATATCTGCGGTGATGTAGTTACTGGATTGGTGGCCTTTCTGATACGGTCCCTTTCTTGTCACCATTGTGCCGTGAGCGTCAAAGTGCTGAGACTGTACTTACGATGACCATATGGCAGACATGCCCACGGCAGAGCTCCGAGTAAGAGGCGTACTGCATGTAGATGACCCAGCTGGCGACCAGGACGCCCAGCCATGCCAGGAGAAGGTACTTCACCTTAAGGGCCGGGAGACGACTCTTCGGAGGGAAGCAGGGgcaggagaagagaaaacagaaaacggTGAGCCAAGAGAACGAGACAGCTGGTTGTAGAATCAGGACGACAAAACGCAACAGCGCAGTGACCGAGAGAACCGGTGTTGTCTTGACCTCAGGATACAATATAGTCGATGAtggaaaaattatattaaatagaAGTACAAGTGCATCGGAGCAAAGAACATATTACATTGCAAAGTTCTGCTTTCAAAAACCAACTTAGTACGTACTTTTATTCTACTGTATTCCCTGATTTCACTTAATTCTAGAGTTTATTGTGGTATGAAATGATTGTGCTCACATTTCTGTCACATGTTTTAGTATTATAGTATTTACTAAATGAAAATACAAGTACATCGTGGGTTTTCAGTTTAACGTAATAAAGTACAGAATAACTTACAGAACAATCTAAAGCTCAACCCTACACTCACATTTATTTTGCCTACAATGCTCAACATGATTAAAAAACTCTTCATTACATCTGACCCTTGACTCACTTTATGTAATAAAGGtacatgaacattttaaacgtatttaaatacataaagtTTCCATTTCAGGCAAAACATTGCGAGGTATTTAagtttatttcttgttttagttgattcatttgctttaaattaaatatcatgTATTATATTGATTCTTTTTACTTTTGCTCTCGCTTCTGCTATTATGCAAACGTTACTGTTTCTAAGGTTTCGACCTGGAGTGAACTGCCCATGCGAACAGATGGttggacacacatgcactgcagTGGACCCcgacaacacaaccacaacgtGTGACATGATCCTGACGCTCCCTGACAGACAGTACCTGCAGGCCTTTGGACAGAGGGCAGAACAGCACCATGTGCACCAGTCTCCTCACAGCCCTGGGCATCATGAGCGCGcgcttgtgcgtgtgtggaggcagagagcagagatCACATCCtcacatcatcatcctcctcatcgtcaGCATCAGCAGATCCACACCAGTTACACAAATAACCTCAAAAAGACGCGTGTGATTATGAAGCCATGATGTGTCctgcaccaacacaaacacaaccagccAGGATCTCAACTCCTCAGCACCGTGTCCTCATCCATCCCTTACTTTCCTCCCCAAACATGAATCATTCGCAGGAAAGACAACACCGATCACGATCGCGTCCTTGAAACGGAGCAGTTTGTGCTTCAGGATCCATCTGATGCAGGGAACTCTCCGCCGCAGccaggaggaaatgaaaaaagacgAGAAACGCCCTGAGCTGCGATCGAGAGAAAATCCGTTAATGATGAAATCTCTAAATCTGAGAGGACATTTCTGCGGCTCAGACACGAAACCGCTGATTCCCAGCGACTCATCACTGCGCCGCTGCTTTAAAGGGGAGGATGCGGGAGCTGCTTCTTTATTCTGCCGACATAAATctgctctgtgtgagtgtgcgcgCGCGCGTTTGTGTGAGCCTCATGTCCCTGTCTCTATGTGAGGAATGACACATGTCAACAGCACACCCTGTCTTACATATACTGTATTTACCTCCTGATTTACATGGAGGATTTGAATTATGAGCATAAATAAGACACacttaaatattttcattttgctaaaaaaaacaataggcCACTTGGTTCGTTTGTATATTCGGTGCTTGTATATTTGTCCACTTTTGTCTTGTAGGTAGACCTATTAAGCCCACTAACAATATGGCCACGTAAAACGTTATTACATATGACaaattaaaatagtttaaagagaaaattacatgttttatattcttttaatttcttcttAAAACCAGTTAAATCTAAGACAATAGAAACGTATCTTTACTTTTCAAACAATCacatgaaaaaatgtattaaatctCAACTAATACCCCAGCGGCCAATAAATCAAATAGTCCATGGCAAATTGACATGTTCTTGCTGAACTCagattataatattaaaaaccTTTTACTGGGCTCCATTTTGAGTTccaagaggaaaataaaagatgtatATGCCGTTAGCCTTTTCttcaaatctgtaaaaaataaacaagcgcctaattttattttaatgaaatgaaatctatagatacatttttttttttcaatcaaatatttccaaaatgtataaatgtatttcttcaaTCTGcctgcagcttttcattttGGCCAGAAGGGTCGTGTTGGTTGCAGCTCAGTCCCTGAGCAAATACATGGAATACATATTTACTTTACACCACTTATTGGATTTCAGTTATCGATGCATTAATGTGTAATTTATTGTTGCAGCAGGTAATGGACAGGCTTATTTTATTTACTGAATTTAGTGTCGTAACGcttataacccccccccacagggaTAAAAGTATCTTTGATtaaatgcattatttgaatCTGGATTGTAGTGGAGTACATGAATAAAGTAGCtagaaatatataatataaatggaaaaaaaagataattgtGTTCATAAATATAATCCAACTGTGGCATGGAtgtggattcacaagaggataAGAAATTATACATTTGAGTCAGAGAAACAGTTTCCaatttatatacacacaatatgcatttattcatttaaaggCTTTAAGACCTTTTGTTGCGACATGTTGCCGCACATACAATGTTTGAAATGAGTCCATGTGTTGCCTTGTATTTACTGGGTTTAACCTACAAAGGCTCATGGGTACAAGACAGTGGAAGCATGACAAGAATCTCGTGACTAGAGATGAAGATATAACGCAAACCAGGGGAAGCACAGGTCTAATCGTGACTGGATTTCAGTAAGAATAGTAGAACTATTCATTGTTTCCTTCTATATGTGCTTACTACATCCTGTGTAAGCAGTGCACCACTACATTTTGCTTGGAGAGCTAATAAGCATGAAgagaacttaaaaaaaaaaagtactatGTGACAATAGAAAATCCTTGTTTCATATTATCTACTATTGTTTAAATAGTTGAGATTGTGGTTATATTGCACAGCCCTCCATCTGATTAAACACTGGTATTGGGTTGATACTAAAATCCAAGGTCAGATTGGTGCTTCCCTAATGTAAAGGGGTTTTAGTTAATAACATTATGTTCTAACGCTTGCGAGTGTGAATATGGCAGTAACACAAAGAGCTGCCTGATTTTAGACGTCAACAACAGTGATGCACAACACAATTTATACCTTCACAAGTCATCTGCAACCCTCCTCTCTTACAGGTCTGGTATGGGGAAAATGTTGAGTTACGACGAGACGCCCATGAAACGGAAACATGATGCATTTACACAACTTCAGTCTTTATACAAAGACAGCACTGGCTAATTCAACTAGGCCCCATACACCAACATCAGAGCTTTTCTAAATATAGCTGATGAATGGGAGCAGCAGCCAGTCTTAACTCATTAATACACATGATTTAATGTCTCTTGTATCAGGAGATATGTCATGAGCTTGGCGTGGAGGGAGCGGTGAGGCCGTGCACCAGCTCCATCTGTCGCCTTTTGTCTTTGGCGCGGCTGATGGTCATCTTGAATAAGCGACAGTACAGCTCCATGGCAGCCAGAGTGTCGTCATTCCCAGGCACGGGGTACGTGATGAGGCAGGGGTTACAGTTCGAGTCCACCACACCCACTGTGGGAATGTTCATCTTCGCCGCGTCTCTGATGCCCACGTGCTGCTGGAACACGTTGTTGAGGGTGGACAGGAAGACGATGAGGTCCGGCAAGCGAACGCCTGGGCCGTACTGGATGGGGGCGTTGGTGAGGAGCCCCCCCTGCCAGTACCGCGTGTGGGCGTATTCCCCGCACTCCTGAGCGGTGCTCTCCACTAGGTGGCCGAACTGACGGCGGCGGCTGACGAACAGGATGACGCCGCCACGGTACGCAACGTGGGCAGTGAAGTTCAGGGCTTGCTGAAGGTGATCCACAGTCTGGTCAAGATCGATTATATCTTGGTCCAAGCGGCAGCCGTATAGGTAGGGCTCCATAAGTCTGGATATTGAGGGAGAGATAATAATTACAGGAAAGTTCAAACGTGATCAGAAAGACAATTGGTAAAGTGCagagtgtttcatttttaataacaGATGACAGAGCAAAAACGGATTACAGTATCAACAATTATCAAAACTCACCAGATCAGATACAAAAGTCaatcaaaaaacatttttgattaaTAAATTGATCAAgacttctccacttcctgtttgaactTTTCTACAATGGCAATCTGAATATCTTTAGATGTTTGACCGTTATTGGACTACATAAGACATTTCAAGACACAATTCATACATCTTTAGACACCAagacaatattttttttccaactAAATAGACCAATAGAACATCACAATGTTTCATCTGCTTCTCTGAAGGCAACTACATGGTAAAGTAAACAACCCCCACACCTTCTGAACCAGCAGCTCAACAACAGGGATTCACTTTGATTACGTGTGTAAAGTCAAACCGACCTGTGCCTGCAGCCTTGCTTATGTCCAAGATGAACTCTGGCGTCGAAAAGGTCTTTCACCGAGAAGAGCTCAGCCACACGGAAGAAGTCCGGTTTGTCCAGAGGCAGCCTCAGGACCTTTTCTGCAGGAAAGAGACATCACATTGACGTAAATCTGAGGGACAACACACAGCTCGTTCTCACTCATCCATCCCTGCTCCGGTGACTCACCTGAAACATCGTCGTGTGCAGGTTGGAGAGGTTTAGCGGACGTAGCGGTAGCATATTGGTGTCCACCACACGAGTATCCGGTGGTAACAGCTCGCAGCTGCCGAAGCCCCAACAGTCCTGAGCGAGAAACAGACATGTGACGTTAACTCGTAACAAGGGAGCACTGACAGCTAGCATCTCGGCTAGGTACTCTGCTACTGCTGGCGTTAGCGGTCAGTCGCTAACCGATAAATGCATACAATCGAAGCCCCAGGTGTGCTGGCTAGAGCTGTGAACTGCACTCACAAACCAGAAAACACTCAAGAGTTTAGTTTTACCTTTGGTCAGTGCTCGGGCAGCCATGCTTGCAGGAGTCACCTACCGCGGAAGGTCAGATTATGTCTTTATCATTTCCGGTTTACGGAGGAAGTCAATCATCGTTAAACTGAAGTACCGCCGCCTACTGTTTGGGAGTGGagcatttttgtatttttcaatgaaaactacttctgttttatttaatcaacCTAGCTTAAAACAATGTAGTTGATTATTTAAcaaaatttttgttttttattctatgaTTAGGTACTCAATCTCCTCGGTCACGACTTCAATGTTTctctattaaataaaaaaagtgaaaaatggtGTGCTCCATGGATCTCATACCTTCAGTGCTCACATAAACGTATACGATCTTAAAGTCATTAAACACAGTGTTTATGTATCTTACTTGTTGTGAACAACTTTATTGAAAAACTTCAACACCACTGGAAGCAATGCAATAATATTACAGAgctataaaatgtatataaatattaacGTCATGAAATAACTCCATAGGAACATGTTTTGCAATAAAGATGACACATTAAAGATATTCTATTAACAACCGCTGCAGTGTGAAGAGTAACCCATTTCATCTATGGACAACCCATTGGgaattaaatatataacagCATTTAACAAAAATACTAAGATTCTGCATATTAGAATTTACTTTCTTCCTCCAAAACGAAATTCCTTTTACTTGCTGCATGAACAAATTATTAAACTTgaacttttttccccccatgtATTGCTGCGAATTTTGGACGCTCTACTAAATGTTCAACTTGTGTAACATTATAAACAAGGCATTAATCATTGTTTtctaaacaaaaaagaaatgggACCATTAAGGGTATATTCCAAAATATCAAACTTCCATTAGTTCGGAACATAAAAACTAACAAGAAACTTTCAATAAACCAACACTTAAGATAGGTACAATGTAATTATCCAACAACCTGCAGACTGTTACATCAGACATTGTTCTACATGCACATTTTGAATgcaaattcatgttttatttggtcATGCGTTGCTTGCTGGGTGCTTCACTTCTCCTGCAAAAAGATGGAAATGAACTGTGATGAAACATTATTGTTCTGTTTGATAGTGATCACTCGCTGAAGAGACAATCCCATACCTGTCCACTGGAACGAACTGCAGCTTTCTTTTGACGCCCTGcagtctctttcttttctgcacAGGTATTCTAACGCAAGAGGCTTTCCCCTGCAAGCATTGCGAATAACATATTTAATACTTGCAGAGGGCCAGGACAACGTTTTGATGAACATCTGGCTTCATCACGAAAAGGATACAAATGGTGAAGCTTcgaaacttgttttattttattgtaccTTCTTGCAATTTTCAGACAGGTTCTTCCTGCAGAACAtcctgcttctctcctctgtggtgaGAGCTACGCAAGGTCTGATGGTGATGCCAGGGTCAATGGCACTGGACAAAGACCTGGGCAAGGCAGAGCAGGACAAGCATCAGACCACTCATCATTAATATAACAATCAAATACCGTACTTCATGAAAGCATCCATCTTAAGGTACAAGGGCTGCAAAGAATCCAACTATATTAATGAAGACGACCCACTGCTGTTTGGATCACACTCTTTATTACACAGATGCACTTAAGACACGGCAAAGTTTTTTTCATTGAAAGACacgatgaaaaaaaacaaaaaaaaacacttcttacaaaatatttacaaaacctGGCAATGCACAGCATGTTCGGTAACTTTTTTtttgataaacaaaaataaatagccTTTTTTCACATAGGAATTTCAAGACAACTTtaacatgacaaagaaatgaacacacTAAATATTAActtgagaaaaacagagagaagtaATAATGTGGCTTCTGTGGAAAGTGGAACGACACT
This genomic window contains:
- the dipk1b gene encoding divergent protein kinase domain 1B gives rise to the protein MMPRAVRRLVHMVLFCPLSKGLQSRLPALKVKYLLLAWLGVLVASWVIYMQYASYSELCRGHVCHMVICDHYRRGIISGSSCKALCDQRTLTLQHCMSTSSTHQVYSGVWNERPVVIKCGIEDPVKIDGAPASVLRQEMSLFDKPTRGTSMDEFKEMLHSYLKVNLGDQSSLSTLVDRVITLADINQDGKVTLAEAKSIWALLQINEFLLMVALHEKEHTPKLLGFCGDLYVTERVGHSSLYRLEVPHYLQALVPEALSLGLNHWLAPTWPLRARITIGLLEFVEEVFHGSYGSFLICDASPLHVGYNAKYDCKMVNLHSVASEAVVRAFLKGRRCETNADCTYGRDCTATCDRLVKQCNTEVVQPNLAKVCVLLQDFLLFGAPSDLRGDLEKQLRTCVTLSGLASQMEVHHSLVLNNLKTLLWKKISNTQYS
- the LOC133975624 gene encoding small ribosomal subunit protein uS2m-like isoform X3 translates to MAARALTKGLLGLRQLRAVTTGYSCGGHQYATATSAKPLQPAHDDVSEKVLRLPLDKPDFFRVAELFSVKDLFDARVHLGHKQGCRHRLMEPYLYGCRLDQDIIDLDQTVDHLQQALNFTAHVAYRGGVILFVSRRRQFGHLVESTAQECGEYAHTRYWQGGLLTNAPIQYGPGVRLPDLIVFLSTLNNVFQQHVGIRDAAKMNIPTVGVVDSNCNPCLITYPVPGNDDTLAAMELYCRLFKMTISRAKDKRRQMELVHGLTAPSTPSS